TTCCTTTGGCCCGGCAGCACGATGTTGGGTTCATTGCGATGAAGCCGTTTGCCGGTGGTCTGCTGGACAATGCCCGGCTAACCCTCAAGCATCTGCTCCAGTATGAGCATATTGTGCCGGATCCCGGCATCCAAAAGATTGAAGAAATCGAAGAGATTGTGGACATCGTCAACGGCTCCTGGACATTGACCCCTCAGGAATGGCAGGATATTGAAGGCATTCGCGCCAAAGTTGGCGACCGTTTTTGCCGGCGCTGCGACTATTGCCAACCATGTCCGCAAGAGGTGCGTATCTCGACCGTTATGACCCTGCGTAGTTTCTGGCATCGCTTCCCGCCGGAGCGCTTCTTCACCGGTTTCGTGGCCGAGGCCGTTGAGAGTGCCCGGCGCTGCGCCGAATGTGGCGACTGTGAGGCGCGTTGCCCCTATCAACTGCCCATCCGGGAGATGCTTGTTGAAAACATCGCCTTCTACGACCAGGTTGCCTCAAGCCGGGGATGAAAATGGAACGAGACCAGTTAGGCAGTCTGATGCGGTTAGACGAACTTTACATTAAAAACCATCTTCACCCGACGGATGAACAAAGCAGCCAGCACACCCCGCGGGCGCAAGAAGAGGGTTGATACCAACGGCTATGCCAGCCCTCACCCCGGTTGTGACGACTTCCTCCGCCAATCCGTGGCCCCCCTGATGCGCAAGCCTGGTCATTGGCCCAATCCGAACACGCCTTGTTGATGCACGTGCAATGGTGGCGTTTGTACTATCACTTCGTTCGAGATCATTCTTCCCTCAAGATCGCCGTACCTGGCTTGGGTGGTTGCCACTGGGCGAAAAATCCACTCCTGTTGGTAATACTTGCCCGAAGCCCTCATTGGCAAAACGAGCCGTGAGATCAACGCCAGCGAGGTTATCTGGCGTTTCTTCCAAGCACATCCGAAACAATAATCATAGCCTGTCCTGACTCTACTTAACTCATCCGCTTGCTCGGATGTGGTTTTGGCAGGGTTCAGAGCTAATATCTCCCCAAACGCAAATATCCACCCCGAAATCACTCGAGCTGGATCTGTTGAAACCTCATTCTATTGAAGCTTCCTTGTTCAGGGAGCCCCGATTCAGTCCACTTTTTCCGCCGCATCTCCACAAGTTGCAGGGATACGACCCAGCTATTGACAATTTGAAGATTTCCTTGTAAATTTTCTTTTATTCTATAAAATATTGAATTACTAAAATATTTATCATATCAAATAATAAACAGAGAAATAAAGGCGAGGCCTATCATGACGAAAAAACCATCTCTAGACCCGACGCACGATATATTATTCCGGCTTATGAAACGGTTTCCTCCGCTGAAATTAAAGCCCGGTGTCATTACCGGACTGACCCGGAGTGAATATGAATTATTAGCGACTTTGATGCTGAACCTTGATGACGAGAAAACAGCCTTATCCGTTACAGAAATAAGCAACCTGTTACAAATCACCCCGTCCGGTGTAACCCATCTGATCAACTCATTGGAAGAGGCGGGATATATAGAACGCCTGCCGGCCCCCACTGACCGGCGTATCGTCCTGGTTGGATTGACAGATAAAGGAACTAAAGCAGCTGAGGCGCTTATCGCAAATGTTCAGGAACAACTGGCCGCTCTGTTCAATCATTTGGGCGAAGAGGATAGCCAGACATTCATTCGTTTGATATCCCGGGCAATCGACTTTTTTGAGTCACAATTTGAAAGGTGATCCTGTTGGCAGGTCAATCAAGCATGACCGGCAAAAATCAAAACATCATTATCCAAATGCAAAATGTGGTTAAAGCATACCTCACCGGTGAGGTTCCTTTTGTGGCTCTCGATCATGTCAACCTTGATATCCGGCAGGGCGAATTCCTGGGGATTACGGGGAAATCCGGCGCGGGCAAAACGACCCTGCTCAATATGATCTCCGGGGTGAGCAAGGTGACCTCCGGGAATATTTTATTTCATTGGGTAGGCAGCCAATCACCCACCCCCTCTATCCCGATCCACACCCTGAATGAAGATAAACTGGCCTTGTGGCGCGGTGAAAACCTGGGGATCATTTACCAATCTTTCGAGCTGATGCCCACTCTCAGCCTGGTGGAGAACGTTATGCTGCCGCCTGACTTTTCAGGCGCGTACCATCCTATCGTCAGTAAAAAACGGGCGCTCGAATTGTTGGAGTTGGTTGAGATCGCCGATCATGCCTACAAAATCCCGGCGCATATCTCTGGCGGACAAAAACAGCGCGTGGCCATTGCCCGGGCGCTGGTGAATGATCCGCACCTGATCATCGCCGATGAACCGACCGGCAATCTGGACAGTGTCACGGCCGAAACCATTCTGGAAATTTTTGCGAAATTGGTTGACCAGGGCAAAACCATCGTTATGGTCACCCATGATGAAAGTTTCGTCCCTCGTTTTTCCCGCCGTTTACAGATTGTGGATGGGGTGGTCAGCAGCCCGGCAGAAAATGGCTCTGGTTCGACCGGCCGGCCGGTAACACCCTTAGCCCCGATTTCTGAACAAGAGCCGGTCTCCCTTGATGCGGCCAAAACCCGTATTGAGATTAATGCTGCGCCGGCGGCGCATCACCAGGAAACACCCGCCATTGTTTTGCGTAACGTGGAGAAGGTCTATGAAAACGCGGCGGGGAAATTTGTGGCGCTGAAATCCATCAACCTGCAATTGAATTACGGGCAGTTTATCTCCATTGTGGGGAAATCGGGCTGTGGAAAATCTACCCTGCTGAATATGATCACGGGCGTAGACCATCCCACCGCCGGGGAAGTGCTCATTGGCGGCAAGCCCATCTACCAGATGAGTGAAAGCCGGCGGGCTTTGTGGCGCGGGCAGAACATGGGGGTGGTGTTCCAGTTTTTTCAGCTTTTGCCCACCCTGACCCTGCTGGAAAACACCATGCTGCCGATGGATTACTGCAACATTTACCCCTTTTCTGAGCGCCCCGAGCGGGCCATGGCCTTGCTTGAAATGGTTGGGCTGGCAGATCAAGCCTACAAACGGCCCACAGCCGTATCCAGCGGGCAGCAGCAAAGCGCCGCCATCGCCCGCGCCCTGGCCACCGATCCGCCCCTTATCCTGGCAGATGAACCCACCGGCAACCTCGATTCACGCGCGGCCGACAATATTCTTAATCTATTTGAAAATCTGGCCAAACGCGGCAAAACGGTTTTGATTGTCACCCACGACCCTTCGATCACCCAAAGAACGGATCAAACCATTATCCTGTCCGATGGCGAGATCATTGACAAAACTGTGGCCCGCGCCCTGCCCTTTCTGTCGCACCCGCAAATGTTGGCGGCTACCAGGCGCGCCCAGAAACAGCAGGTTTTGCCGGGGGTAACAATCCTCCGGGAAGGAGAACCGGTTGAGCATTTCTTTATGATTGTGTCTGGAGAGGTGGAGATTGTCGTCACCAATGAGCAGTTGAAAGAAATACGGCTGGCGCGTTTTGGCCCCGGGCAATTTTTCGGCGAAATCTCATTGATCATGGGCGGTCATGCCACGGCCCAGGTGCGCGCCGCGGGCCGTGGCGCAGAGTTGGCCCTATTGCCCAACGAATTATTCTACGGCCTCATTGACGAGTCCCCCTTAGCCCGACAGGCCATTCACGAGGTGGCGACCACCCGTCTGGCTGAAAACATAAGCAGAAGGAAGACCAACCGGTGAACACCGCGATCAAACCAAACTTGCTAAAACCGCGTTGGCGCAAAGTATTCTTTGACTTGTGGGGTGACAAAACCCGCACCGGGCTGGTGGTTGCTTCCATTGCCGCCGGGGTTTTTGCTATTGGCATGATCATCAGCGCCTTCGTCATTCTGAAGGACGATATCAGTCGCGGTTATGCTGCCGTCAATCCGTCCAATATTGATGTGTGGACCGATCCATTTGATAAAGACCTGGTTCGAGCCATCAAAAAGGTGCCCGGGGTGAAAGAAGTGGAAGGACGCCGCGTTGTCGACATCCGGGCGAGGCGAGGCGATGAAGATTGGCATAATCTAACCCTGGTTGGTGTCTTAGATTTTGCGAGTCCTATCAGTCTTCGAACGCCAATTGAAGGCACGCAATTCC
This window of the Anaerolineae bacterium genome carries:
- a CDS encoding ATP-binding cassette domain-containing protein — protein: MTGKNQNIIIQMQNVVKAYLTGEVPFVALDHVNLDIRQGEFLGITGKSGAGKTTLLNMISGVSKVTSGNILFHWVGSQSPTPSIPIHTLNEDKLALWRGENLGIIYQSFELMPTLSLVENVMLPPDFSGAYHPIVSKKRALELLELVEIADHAYKIPAHISGGQKQRVAIARALVNDPHLIIADEPTGNLDSVTAETILEIFAKLVDQGKTIVMVTHDESFVPRFSRRLQIVDGVVSSPAENGSGSTGRPVTPLAPISEQEPVSLDAAKTRIEINAAPAAHHQETPAIVLRNVEKVYENAAGKFVALKSINLQLNYGQFISIVGKSGCGKSTLLNMITGVDHPTAGEVLIGGKPIYQMSESRRALWRGQNMGVVFQFFQLLPTLTLLENTMLPMDYCNIYPFSERPERAMALLEMVGLADQAYKRPTAVSSGQQQSAAIARALATDPPLILADEPTGNLDSRAADNILNLFENLAKRGKTVLIVTHDPSITQRTDQTIILSDGEIIDKTVARALPFLSHPQMLAATRRAQKQQVLPGVTILREGEPVEHFFMIVSGEVEIVVTNEQLKEIRLARFGPGQFFGEISLIMGGHATAQVRAAGRGAELALLPNELFYGLIDESPLARQAIHEVATTRLAENISRRKTNR
- a CDS encoding MarR family transcriptional regulator, with the protein product MTKKPSLDPTHDILFRLMKRFPPLKLKPGVITGLTRSEYELLATLMLNLDDEKTALSVTEISNLLQITPSGVTHLINSLEEAGYIERLPAPTDRRIVLVGLTDKGTKAAEALIANVQEQLAALFNHLGEEDSQTFIRLISRAIDFFESQFER